One window of Xanthomonas sp. 10-10 genomic DNA carries:
- the rmuC gene encoding DNA recombination protein RmuC, producing MLQLLALLRRPSTTALEHALRSEQRDGRGELREQLEGLARQQDGRLETFARNLTELSTRTDQRLDLLRDALGEDARKAREESALAQQRTGELLTLRLTELRTQLDGFGQQQETRIQVFGQQLTELIARTDTHMAALRDALAEDARKGRQEAGESQQRFTEALGQRLTELTQRNELRIGEMRATLEQQLANLQNDNASKLELMRATVDEKLQTTLNTRLDASFKLVSERLEQVQRGLGEMQQLATGVGDLKRVLSNVKDRGGWGEVQLENILEQTLTMEQYARGVRVKPDSAEAVDFAIRLPGRGDDTVVWLPVDAKFPREDYERLIDAQEKGDLDAIKNSTAQLERAIRVQAKSISDKYVCPPHTTDFAVMFLPTEGLYAEVIRRAGLVDLLQREHRVVLAGPTTFTALLNSLQMGFRTLAIEKRSSEVWQVLGAVKSEFGKFAGILEKAERQISTVGKSLGEASRKTRTIERRLRGVETLSGDQSQALLDDAANGIDDDPGDEQE from the coding sequence GTGTTGCAGCTGCTGGCCCTGCTGCGGCGTCCCTCCACCACTGCGCTGGAGCATGCGCTGCGCAGTGAACAACGTGACGGCCGCGGCGAACTGCGCGAGCAGCTCGAAGGCCTGGCGCGCCAGCAGGACGGCCGCCTGGAAACCTTTGCGCGCAATCTCACCGAACTGTCCACCCGCACCGACCAGCGCCTGGACCTGCTGCGCGACGCGCTTGGCGAAGACGCCCGCAAGGCGCGCGAGGAAAGCGCCCTCGCGCAACAACGCACCGGCGAACTGCTCACCCTGCGGCTCACCGAATTGCGCACCCAGCTCGATGGCTTCGGCCAGCAGCAGGAAACCCGCATCCAGGTGTTCGGCCAGCAACTGACCGAGCTGATCGCACGCACCGACACCCATATGGCCGCGCTGCGCGACGCGCTGGCCGAAGATGCCCGCAAGGGCCGGCAAGAGGCCGGCGAGTCGCAGCAGCGCTTCACCGAGGCGCTGGGCCAACGCCTGACCGAACTCACCCAGCGCAATGAACTGCGCATCGGCGAAATGCGCGCCACGCTGGAACAACAGCTGGCCAACCTGCAGAACGACAATGCCAGCAAGCTGGAACTGATGCGCGCCACCGTCGACGAAAAACTGCAGACCACGCTCAATACACGGCTGGATGCGTCTTTCAAACTCGTCTCCGAGCGCCTGGAGCAGGTGCAGCGCGGCCTGGGCGAAATGCAGCAGCTGGCCACCGGCGTCGGCGATCTCAAGCGCGTGCTGAGCAACGTCAAGGACCGCGGCGGCTGGGGCGAAGTGCAGCTGGAGAACATCCTCGAGCAGACGCTGACGATGGAGCAGTACGCGCGCGGCGTGCGGGTCAAACCCGACAGCGCTGAAGCAGTGGACTTCGCGATCCGCCTGCCAGGGCGCGGCGATGACACGGTGGTGTGGTTGCCGGTCGACGCCAAGTTCCCGCGCGAGGACTACGAACGGCTGATCGACGCGCAGGAAAAAGGCGACCTGGACGCGATCAAGAATTCCACCGCGCAGCTGGAGCGCGCCATCCGCGTGCAGGCCAAATCCATCAGCGACAAGTACGTTTGCCCGCCGCACACGACGGATTTCGCGGTGATGTTCCTGCCGACCGAAGGCCTGTACGCCGAGGTCATCCGCCGCGCCGGCCTGGTCGATCTGCTGCAGCGCGAACATCGCGTGGTACTGGCCGGCCCGACCACGTTTACCGCCCTGCTCAACAGCCTGCAGATGGGCTTCCGCACGCTGGCGATCGAAAAGCGCTCCAGCGAGGTCTGGCAGGTGCTGGGCGCGGTGAAGAGCGAGTTCGGCAAGTTCGCCGGCATTCTGGAGAAGGCCGAGCGGCAGATCAGCACCGTCGGCAAGAGCCTGGGCGAAGCCAGCCGCAAGACCCGCACCATCGAACGCCGCCTGCGTGGCGTGGAAACGCTCTCCGGCGACCAATCCCAGGCGCTGCTGGACGATGCCGCAAACGGCATCGACGACGACCCCGGCGACGAGCAGGAATGA
- a CDS encoding zinc-binding alcohol dehydrogenase family protein, producing MKAIAYPQHGLPIDDPRALVALELPMPEPGPRDLRVRIHAISVNPVDTKVRANAPVESPRVLGWDASGVVDAVGSEVSLFQPGDAVYYAGALTRPGTNAEYHLVDERLVGRKPATLDDASAAALPLTAITAWELLFDRLRIAEGGGQGQALLVVGAAGGVGSILVQLARTLTRLTVIGTASRPQTQDWVYALGAHHVIDHTQPLSEGLQRIGIAQVEHVASLTHTDQHFTQLVDVLAPQGQLALIDDPATLDVLPLKRKSASLHWEFMFTRSLFATDDMIAQHHLLNRVAALVDSGTLRSTLGEHYGCISVDNLRRAHAALESHRTRGKLVLEGF from the coding sequence ATGAAAGCCATCGCCTATCCGCAACACGGCCTGCCCATCGACGACCCGCGCGCGCTGGTCGCGCTCGAGCTGCCAATGCCCGAGCCCGGCCCGCGTGACCTGCGCGTGCGCATCCATGCCATCTCGGTCAATCCGGTCGACACCAAGGTGCGCGCCAATGCGCCGGTGGAGTCGCCGCGCGTGCTGGGCTGGGATGCCAGCGGCGTGGTCGATGCAGTGGGCAGCGAGGTGAGCCTGTTTCAACCTGGCGACGCGGTGTACTACGCCGGCGCGCTGACCCGCCCGGGCACCAATGCCGAATACCATCTGGTGGACGAGCGCCTGGTCGGCCGCAAGCCTGCCACGCTCGACGACGCGTCCGCCGCGGCGCTGCCGCTGACCGCCATCACCGCCTGGGAGCTGCTGTTCGACCGCCTGCGCATCGCCGAAGGCGGCGGCCAGGGCCAGGCCCTGCTGGTGGTCGGCGCCGCCGGTGGAGTCGGCTCGATCCTGGTGCAGCTGGCGCGCACGCTGACCAGGCTGACCGTGATCGGCACCGCCTCGCGCCCGCAGACCCAGGATTGGGTGTATGCGCTCGGTGCCCACCATGTCATCGACCACACCCAGCCGCTCAGCGAGGGCTTGCAGCGCATCGGCATCGCCCAGGTCGAGCACGTCGCCAGCCTGACCCACACCGACCAGCACTTCACTCAGCTGGTCGACGTGCTCGCGCCGCAGGGCCAGCTGGCGCTGATCGACGACCCGGCCACGCTGGATGTGCTGCCGCTCAAGCGCAAGAGCGCGTCGCTGCACTGGGAATTCATGTTCACCCGCTCGCTGTTCGCCACCGACGACATGATTGCCCAGCACCACCTGCTCAACCGCGTCGCTGCGCTGGTGGACAGCGGTACGCTGCGCAGCACGCTGGGCGAGCACTATGGCTGCATCAGCGTCGACAACCTGCGCCGCGCCCACGCCGCCCTGGAATCGCATCGCACCCGCGGCAAGCTGGTACTGGAAGGGTTCTGA
- a CDS encoding ABC transporter substrate-binding protein — protein MKTTLLSTILASTLLVCAPATVLAQPAAASAPAQGAATKTVIDSSTRILTTLDQRRAEFRSNPAALRQYINGELNKAFDRDYSARLVLGVHGRGASDADIKLFADALAENLMQRYGTALLNFEGKPTFRAKSESALPGNRGVKVSTDLLRAGNDPTPVDYLMRNSGGQWKIFDVMIEGISYVQTFKTQFDGPLREKGIAKVAADLRSGNLQVGAAPANGK, from the coding sequence ATGAAGACCACCCTGCTCTCCACCATCCTGGCCTCGACCCTGCTGGTGTGCGCACCGGCCACCGTGCTGGCGCAGCCGGCTGCCGCCAGCGCGCCCGCGCAGGGCGCGGCCACCAAGACCGTCATCGACAGCAGCACCCGCATCCTGACTACGCTGGACCAGCGCCGCGCCGAGTTCCGCAGTAACCCGGCCGCCCTGCGCCAGTACATCAACGGCGAATTGAACAAGGCCTTCGACCGCGACTACTCCGCCCGCCTGGTGCTGGGCGTGCACGGCCGTGGCGCCTCCGACGCGGACATCAAGCTGTTTGCCGACGCACTGGCCGAGAACCTGATGCAGCGCTACGGCACTGCGCTGCTCAACTTCGAAGGCAAGCCGACCTTCCGCGCCAAGTCCGAGAGCGCGCTGCCGGGCAACCGCGGCGTCAAGGTCTCCACCGACCTGCTGCGTGCCGGCAACGACCCGACCCCGGTCGATTACCTGATGCGCAACAGCGGTGGCCAGTGGAAGATCTTCGACGTGATGATCGAAGGCATTTCCTACGTACAGACCTTCAAGACCCAGTTCGATGGCCCGTTGCGCGAGAAGGGCATCGCCAAGGTCGCCGCCGATCTGCGCAGCGGCAACCTGCAGGTCGGTGCGGCACCGGCCAATGGCAAGTAA
- a CDS encoding STAS domain-containing protein: MASNSTVQRNGDTLALSGVLDRTAVTAAWPQAIAQLDGIRTLDLTGVQRLDSAGVAMLAELAARLRGNGTVAVVGEASGLDELRAAYRLSPTLDFQA; this comes from the coding sequence ATGGCAAGTAACAGCACCGTGCAACGCAACGGCGACACGCTGGCGCTGAGCGGCGTGCTCGACCGTACCGCGGTCACTGCGGCCTGGCCGCAGGCGATCGCCCAGCTCGATGGCATTCGCACGCTGGACCTGACAGGTGTACAACGCCTGGACAGTGCCGGCGTTGCGATGCTGGCCGAACTGGCCGCGCGGCTACGCGGCAACGGCACGGTGGCGGTGGTGGGCGAGGCGTCCGGTCTGGACGAATTGCGCGCCGCCTATCGCTTGTCTCCCACTCTCGATTTTCAGGCCTGA
- a CDS encoding ATP-binding cassette domain-containing protein has protein sequence MTASASPVVQLSGVRIDRGGRTILRDVSLDVPRGSITAVLGPSGSGKSTMLAALTGELRPVAGTVTLFGNAIPQGSRALLEMRRNVGVLLQGNGLLTDLSVADNVALPLRTHTRLPATVLQRLVQMKLHAVGLLAAADAWPRELSGGMARRVALARALALDPPLMIYDEPLTGLDPIASGVIMSLIQRLNDSLGLTSIIVSHHVHETLPICDQAVVIANGGIVFAGTPEQLQDSTDPLVQQFLHGQPDGPIAFDAAPRRDRSAA, from the coding sequence ATGACGGCGTCCGCCTCTCCTGTCGTGCAATTGTCCGGTGTCCGCATCGATCGCGGCGGTCGCACGATCCTGCGCGACGTTTCGCTCGATGTGCCGCGCGGCAGCATCACTGCCGTGCTCGGTCCTTCCGGTAGCGGCAAGTCCACGATGCTGGCGGCGTTGACCGGCGAACTGCGCCCGGTGGCCGGCACGGTGACCTTGTTCGGCAACGCGATTCCACAGGGGAGCCGTGCACTGCTGGAGATGCGCCGCAACGTCGGCGTGCTGCTTCAGGGCAATGGCCTGCTGACCGACCTGAGCGTGGCCGACAACGTCGCGCTGCCGCTGCGCACGCATACCCGTCTGCCGGCGACGGTGTTGCAGCGCCTGGTGCAGATGAAGCTGCATGCGGTGGGCCTGCTGGCTGCCGCCGATGCCTGGCCGCGCGAACTGTCAGGCGGCATGGCACGGCGTGTGGCGCTGGCGCGCGCGCTGGCGCTGGACCCGCCGCTGATGATCTACGACGAGCCGCTGACCGGGCTGGACCCGATCGCCTCGGGCGTGATCATGAGCCTGATCCAGCGCCTCAACGACAGCCTGGGCCTGACCAGCATCATCGTCAGCCACCACGTGCACGAGACCCTGCCGATCTGCGACCAGGCGGTGGTCATCGCCAATGGCGGCATCGTGTTCGCCGGCACGCCCGAGCAGTTGCAGGACAGCACCGATCCGCTGGTGCAGCAGTTCCTGCATGGCCAGCCGGATGGGCCGATCGCCTTCGACGCGGCGCCGCGGCGCGACCGGAGTGCTGCCTGA
- a CDS encoding LysR family transcriptional regulator has protein sequence MVRFDDLALFVRTAALGSFSSAAREADLLPGQASAAVARLERALDLRLFARSTRSLRLTAEGEQYLPYARQVLELLRDGREQVRGGDQALHGLLQVTAPSDLGRNVLLPWLTAFRAAHPRLTLRLHLSDQVADLYRAPVDVAFRLGRIDDAEHVALPLAPDNRRVLVAAPDYLRRHGRPDTLEALRDHACLLYVLAGRPYERWQFEVDGRRQTVPVRGAMLCDDADVVRRWAVAGEGIAYKSWLDICADVQAGRLEVVLPVYGDRLPLQLVCPHRKQFSPAIRQLHAEFTQRCQAMTALYPLASDAR, from the coding sequence ATGGTCCGGTTCGATGACCTGGCACTGTTCGTGCGCACCGCCGCGCTGGGCAGTTTTTCCAGCGCCGCGCGCGAGGCCGACCTGCTGCCCGGCCAGGCGAGTGCGGCCGTCGCCCGGCTGGAGCGGGCGCTGGACCTGCGCCTGTTTGCGCGCTCCACGCGCAGCCTGCGGCTCACCGCCGAGGGCGAGCAATACCTGCCCTACGCACGCCAGGTGCTGGAGCTGCTGCGCGATGGGCGCGAGCAGGTGCGCGGCGGCGACCAGGCACTGCACGGGCTGTTGCAGGTGACCGCGCCTTCGGATCTGGGACGCAACGTGCTGCTGCCCTGGCTGACCGCGTTCCGCGCGGCCCATCCACGGCTCACCTTGCGCCTGCACCTGTCCGACCAGGTGGCGGACCTGTATCGCGCGCCGGTGGATGTGGCGTTCCGGCTCGGGCGCATCGACGATGCCGAGCATGTGGCGCTGCCCTTGGCACCGGACAACCGCCGGGTGCTGGTGGCCGCGCCGGACTATCTGCGCCGGCATGGGCGACCGGACACGCTGGAGGCACTGCGCGACCATGCCTGCCTGCTGTACGTGCTGGCCGGGCGCCCGTATGAGCGCTGGCAGTTCGAGGTCGATGGCCGCCGCCAGACCGTGCCGGTACGCGGGGCGATGCTGTGCGACGACGCCGACGTGGTGCGGCGGTGGGCGGTAGCCGGCGAAGGCATCGCCTACAAATCGTGGCTGGATATCTGCGCCGATGTACAGGCGGGGCGCCTGGAGGTGGTGCTGCCCGTATACGGCGACCGGCTGCCGCTGCAGTTGGTCTGCCCACATCGCAAACAGTTCTCACCCGCCATCCGCCAGCTGCATGCAGAGTTCACGCAGCGCTGCCAGGCGATGACGGCGTTGTACCCGCTGGCTTCCGATGCGCGTTGA
- a CDS encoding glutathione S-transferase, giving the protein MLDIYGKPTSINVRKVLWLCDELALDYRLHAYGSGFAAVDTPEFLALNPNGLVPVMRDGDLVLWESNTICRYLAAHSQRADLLPAAPAARALVEQWMDWQATELNTAWRYAFMATVRGSAAHTDLHSIATSVSEWNRHMTILEAQLQRAGPYVLGAGFTLADIVLGVSTQRWFASPIERPPLAAVAAYYALLKTRAGFQRHGCTAP; this is encoded by the coding sequence ATGCTGGACATCTACGGAAAGCCGACATCGATCAACGTGCGCAAGGTGCTGTGGCTATGCGACGAGTTGGCGCTGGACTACCGCCTGCATGCCTATGGCAGCGGGTTCGCCGCGGTAGACACACCCGAGTTTCTGGCGCTCAACCCGAACGGCTTGGTTCCGGTGATGCGCGATGGCGACCTGGTGTTGTGGGAGTCCAACACCATCTGCCGCTATCTGGCCGCACACAGCCAGCGCGCGGATCTGCTGCCGGCCGCGCCGGCCGCGCGCGCGCTGGTCGAACAATGGATGGACTGGCAGGCCACCGAACTCAACACCGCCTGGCGCTACGCGTTCATGGCCACCGTGCGCGGCAGTGCGGCGCATACCGATCTGCACAGCATCGCGACCAGCGTGTCCGAGTGGAACCGGCACATGACCATCCTGGAGGCGCAGCTGCAGCGCGCCGGGCCTTATGTGCTGGGCGCGGGCTTTACCTTGGCCGATATCGTGCTGGGCGTGTCCACGCAGCGCTGGTTCGCCAGTCCCATCGAGCGCCCGCCGCTGGCGGCGGTTGCGGCGTATTACGCGCTGTTGAAGACCCGGGCGGGCTTTCAGCGCCACGGCTGCACCGCGCCTTGA
- a CDS encoding VacJ family lipoprotein gives MTQLRPLPLLACLLLGACASQAPKSAPPSASADTPSSTEAPVRDDSGVTAQPAAAGFAAPDAVPASVAAAPAQQPAGDAGTDAAGAPTSAEDDFAALYGTAAPQAGADGAPAQPGAAPAYDPWERYNRGMHRFNLAVDRGVARPLATGYTKVVPRPARLGVTNFFDNLGTPLTMVNQLLQGHPVYAVQSLGRFVMNSTLGVAGLFDPASAAGIPRRSEDFGQTLGVWGWRNSRYFELPLFGPRTVRDTFGLGGDIPLSPLRQVDDSGARFALQGLQLVDTRSQLMSLDSLRDQAPDEYALTRDAWMQRRNYQIVRDLRSHRDKNNELPDYLREDKDSTVPVDAMPIPNWVR, from the coding sequence ATGACCCAGTTACGCCCCCTCCCCTTGCTGGCCTGCCTGTTGCTGGGCGCCTGCGCCAGCCAGGCGCCGAAGTCGGCGCCGCCGTCGGCCAGTGCCGATACCCCATCCAGTACGGAAGCACCGGTGCGTGACGATTCCGGAGTGACCGCGCAACCGGCCGCCGCCGGTTTTGCCGCGCCCGATGCGGTGCCTGCCAGCGTGGCCGCGGCGCCCGCCCAGCAACCCGCTGGTGATGCCGGTACCGACGCGGCAGGTGCGCCGACCTCGGCCGAAGACGACTTCGCTGCGCTGTATGGCACAGCCGCCCCACAGGCCGGCGCCGACGGTGCGCCGGCACAGCCGGGCGCCGCACCGGCCTACGACCCGTGGGAGCGCTACAACCGCGGCATGCACCGCTTCAACCTGGCGGTGGACCGTGGCGTGGCGCGTCCGTTGGCCACCGGCTATACCAAGGTGGTGCCGCGTCCGGCCCGCCTGGGCGTGACCAACTTCTTCGACAATCTCGGCACGCCGCTGACCATGGTCAACCAGTTGCTGCAGGGCCACCCGGTGTATGCGGTGCAGTCGCTGGGTCGCTTCGTGATGAATTCCACGCTGGGCGTGGCCGGCCTGTTCGACCCGGCCTCCGCAGCCGGCATTCCGCGTCGCAGCGAAGACTTCGGTCAGACCCTGGGTGTGTGGGGCTGGCGCAATTCGCGCTACTTCGAATTGCCGCTGTTCGGCCCACGCACCGTGCGCGACACCTTCGGCCTGGGCGGCGACATTCCGCTCTCGCCGTTGCGTCAGGTCGACGACAGCGGCGCGCGTTTCGCCCTGCAGGGCCTGCAGCTGGTGGATACGCGCTCGCAGCTGATGTCGCTGGATTCGCTGCGCGACCAAGCACCGGACGAATACGCACTGACCCGCGATGCGTGGATGCAGCGCCGCAACTACCAGATCGTGCGCGATCTGCGCAGCCATCGCGACAAGAACAACGAGCTGCCCGACTACCTGCGCGAAGACAAGGACAGCACGGTGCCGGTGGATGCGATGCCGATCCCCAACTGGGTACGTTGA
- the mlaD gene encoding outer membrane lipid asymmetry maintenance protein MlaD — MAMRGPRLEFAVGAFLLLTLASLLVLAVASTNQRWGFGSSQYTLTARFSQIGQLRAQAPVKIGGVTIGKVSEISLDPTKFDSVVTLSLDTKYKDLPADTSAGIFTSGLLGESYIGLQPGGDPDTLKPGEEIGFTQPAVDLLQLVGKYMFSGGGSGGSNAPAATDGQAPAPAQPAPPSTEPHQ, encoded by the coding sequence ATGGCCATGCGTGGACCACGACTCGAATTCGCCGTCGGCGCCTTTTTGCTGCTGACCCTGGCCTCGCTGCTGGTGCTGGCGGTGGCCTCGACCAATCAACGCTGGGGCTTCGGATCCAGCCAGTACACGCTGACTGCGCGCTTCAGCCAGATCGGCCAGCTGCGCGCGCAGGCGCCGGTGAAGATCGGCGGGGTGACCATCGGCAAGGTGTCCGAGATCAGCCTGGATCCGACCAAGTTCGATTCGGTGGTGACGCTGTCGCTGGACACCAAATACAAGGACCTCCCCGCCGACACCTCGGCCGGTATCTTCACCAGCGGCTTGCTGGGCGAGAGCTATATCGGCCTGCAGCCGGGCGGCGACCCGGACACGCTCAAGCCGGGCGAAGAGATCGGCTTCACCCAACCGGCGGTGGATCTGCTGCAGCTGGTCGGCAAGTACATGTTCAGTGGTGGCGGTAGTGGCGGCAGCAATGCCCCGGCCGCCACCGATGGCCAGGCCCCCGCGCCTGCCCAGCCCGCTCCTCCCTCTACGGAACCACACCAATGA
- a CDS encoding glutathione peroxidase, whose product MSQTLYDIPVARIDGEPATLADYRGKVLLVVNVASKCGLTPQYEGLEALYRDKHAAGLEVLAFPANDFNGQEPGSEAEIAQFCQLTYDVTFPLFSKIAVTGTDTHPLYQALTSARPSATGDGPMREKLAGYGIAANPAPGVLWNFEKFLVGRDGTVIERFAPDVPADDARLRQAVDAALAATA is encoded by the coding sequence ATGAGCCAGACGCTGTACGACATCCCCGTGGCCCGCATCGACGGTGAGCCCGCCACGCTGGCCGACTACCGCGGCAAGGTGCTGCTGGTGGTCAACGTCGCCTCCAAGTGCGGCCTCACCCCGCAATACGAAGGCCTGGAAGCGCTGTACCGCGACAAGCACGCCGCGGGTCTGGAAGTGCTGGCGTTCCCAGCCAACGACTTCAACGGACAGGAGCCCGGCAGCGAGGCGGAGATCGCGCAGTTCTGCCAGCTCACCTACGACGTCACCTTCCCGCTGTTCTCCAAGATCGCCGTCACCGGTACCGACACCCATCCGCTGTATCAGGCCCTGACCAGCGCACGCCCGAGCGCCACCGGCGATGGCCCGATGCGCGAGAAACTCGCCGGCTACGGCATTGCCGCAAACCCCGCGCCGGGCGTGCTGTGGAACTTCGAAAAATTCCTGGTCGGCCGCGACGGCACGGTTATCGAGCGCTTCGCTCCCGACGTGCCGGCAGACGATGCGCGCTTGCGTCAGGCAGTGGATGCGGCACTGGCCGCCACTGCATGA
- a CDS encoding MlaE family lipid ABC transporter permease subunit: MAMVESIRAFGRAGLFSLTVLRGSVPTRDFIAELVREIYKVGARSLPIIAVGGAFVGLVLTLQGYRTLTTYGASDALSTLLGLSLYRELAPVLTALLFIGRAGSSIAAELGLMRATDQIKALELMAIDPVAKAVAPRFWAAVLTVPLLTGVFCSLAITGGYFEAVHVLGIDNGTFWSGLSNSVDFWDDFGVAMLKSAIFGGTAALVAAYVGFHAEPTIEGTSIATTRAVVNASLLVLMFNFVLSAMLFR; encoded by the coding sequence ATGGCCATGGTCGAATCGATCCGCGCCTTTGGCCGCGCCGGGCTGTTCTCGCTGACCGTGCTGCGCGGCTCGGTGCCCACGCGCGACTTCATCGCCGAGCTGGTGCGCGAGATCTACAAGGTCGGCGCGCGCTCGCTGCCGATCATCGCCGTCGGCGGCGCCTTTGTCGGCCTGGTGCTGACCCTGCAGGGCTACCGCACACTGACCACCTACGGTGCGTCGGATGCGCTGTCCACCTTGCTGGGGCTGTCGCTATACCGCGAGCTGGCACCGGTGCTGACTGCGCTGTTGTTCATCGGCCGCGCCGGCAGCTCGATCGCCGCCGAACTCGGCCTGATGCGCGCCACCGACCAGATCAAGGCGCTGGAGCTGATGGCCATCGATCCGGTGGCCAAGGCGGTGGCGCCGCGCTTCTGGGCGGCGGTGCTGACGGTGCCGCTGCTGACCGGCGTGTTCTGCTCTCTGGCCATTACCGGCGGCTACTTCGAAGCCGTGCACGTGCTGGGCATCGACAACGGCACATTCTGGTCGGGGTTGAGCAACAGCGTGGACTTCTGGGACGACTTTGGCGTGGCGATGCTCAAGTCGGCGATCTTCGGTGGCACCGCCGCGCTGGTGGCCGCGTATGTGGGTTTCCACGCCGAGCCGACCATCGAAGGCACCTCGATCGCCACCACCCGCGCGGTGGTGAACGCCTCGCTTCTGGTGCTGATGTTCAACTTCGTCCTTTCTGCAATGTTGTTTAGGTGA
- a CDS encoding amino acid permease, producing MSSWLRRKSIDQVTVHEAGRQLVRSLSWPHLIALGIGAIVGTGIYTLIGVGADKAGPAVLLSFVAAGIVCACAALAYAEMATMMPAAGSAYTYSYTALGESIAWVVGWSLVLEYSLVVSTVAVGWSGYFVGFLQWLGVNLPHALIAGPHAGGIVNLPAVVITFLVAGMLMAGTKESATLNAVLVVLKTIALGVFVAIALPAFNSANLQPFMPYGFSKAMGPDGVERGVMAAAAIIFFAFYGFDAISTAAEETKNPGRDLSIGIVGSMIGCTLIYVLVALSAVGAMSFTVFGKSPEPLALIMRELGHGKAALVIGAVAIIALPTVLLAFLYGQSRIFFVMSRDGLLPRGLSKVNARTGTPVAITLFTAVLVAALAGVARLDEIAALANAGTLAAFTAVAACLLVLRVREPSRARAFRTPLAWVVGPVAILGCLYLFWSLPSTTQGWFLLWNALGVLVYLAYGRRNSRLAKVQ from the coding sequence ATGTCGTCTTGGCTCAGGCGCAAATCCATCGATCAGGTCACCGTGCACGAGGCTGGCCGGCAACTGGTGCGCAGCCTGAGTTGGCCGCACCTGATCGCGCTGGGCATCGGCGCGATCGTCGGCACCGGCATCTATACCTTGATCGGCGTGGGCGCGGACAAGGCCGGGCCGGCGGTGCTGCTGTCGTTCGTGGCGGCCGGCATCGTGTGCGCCTGCGCGGCGCTGGCGTATGCGGAGATGGCCACGATGATGCCGGCCGCCGGCAGCGCCTATACCTACAGCTATACCGCGCTCGGCGAGAGCATCGCCTGGGTGGTGGGCTGGAGCCTGGTGCTGGAATATTCGCTGGTGGTCAGCACCGTGGCGGTGGGCTGGTCGGGCTATTTCGTCGGGTTCCTGCAGTGGTTGGGGGTCAATCTGCCGCATGCCTTGATTGCCGGGCCGCATGCCGGCGGCATCGTGAACCTGCCGGCAGTGGTGATCACCTTCCTGGTGGCCGGCATGCTGATGGCCGGCACCAAGGAAAGCGCCACGCTCAACGCGGTGCTGGTGGTGTTGAAGACCATTGCGTTGGGCGTGTTCGTGGCGATCGCGCTGCCGGCGTTCAACAGCGCCAACCTGCAGCCGTTCATGCCGTATGGCTTCTCCAAGGCGATGGGCCCGGATGGCGTGGAGCGCGGGGTGATGGCGGCAGCGGCGATCATCTTTTTTGCCTTCTACGGCTTCGATGCGATCTCCACCGCGGCCGAAGAGACCAAGAACCCGGGGCGCGATCTGTCGATCGGCATCGTCGGCTCGATGATCGGCTGCACGCTGATCTACGTGCTGGTGGCGTTGTCGGCGGTGGGCGCGATGAGCTTTACCGTGTTCGGCAAGAGCCCGGAGCCGTTGGCGCTGATCATGCGCGAACTCGGCCACGGCAAGGCGGCGCTGGTGATCGGTGCGGTGGCGATCATCGCGCTGCCGACGGTGCTGCTGGCATTCCTGTACGGGCAGAGCCGGATCTTCTTCGTGATGTCGCGTGATGGCCTGTTGCCGCGCGGCCTGTCCAAGGTCAACGCACGCACCGGCACGCCGGTGGCGATCACCTTGTTCACCGCGGTGCTGGTGGCCGCGTTGGCGGGTGTGGCGCGGCTGGACGAGATCGCCGCGCTGGCCAACGCCGGTACGTTGGCCGCGTTTACGGCGGTGGCGGCGTGCCTGCTGGTGTTGCGCGTGCGCGAGCCCAGCCGTGCGCGGGCCTTCCGTACGCCGCTGGCCTGGGTGGTGGGACCGGTGGCGATCCTGGGCTGCCTGTATCTGTTCTGGAGCCTGCCGAGCACCACGCAGGGCTGGTTCCTGCTGTGGAACGCGCTGGGCGTGCTGGTGTACCTGGCCTATGGGCGGCGCAATAGCCGGCTGGCGAAGGTGCAGTAG